A single region of the Cynocephalus volans isolate mCynVol1 chromosome 12, mCynVol1.pri, whole genome shotgun sequence genome encodes:
- the CSRNP2 gene encoding cysteine/serine-rich nuclear protein 2 encodes MDAFTGSGLKRKFDDVDVGSSVSNSDDEISSSDSADSCDSLNPPTTASFTPTSILKRQKQLRRKNVRFDQVTVYYFARRQGFTSVPSQGGSSLGMAQRHNSVRSYTLCEFAQEQEVNHREILREHLKEEKLHAKKMKLTKNGTVESVEADGLTLDDVSDEDIDVENVEVDDYFFLQPLPTKRRRALLRASGVHRIDAEEKQELRAIRLSREECGCDCRLYCDPEACACSQAGIKCQVDRMSFPCGCSRDGCGNMAGRIEFNPIRVRTHYLHTIMKLELESKRQVSRPAAPDEEPSSTGSCNLTGAQGSETQDFQEFIAENETAVMHLQSAEELERLKAEEDSSGSSASLDSSIESLGVCILEEPLAVPEDLCPGLTAPILIQAQLPPGSSVLCFAENSDHPTASTVNNPSYLNSGPLVYYQVEQRPVLGVKGEPGTEEGPASFSKEKDLSVFSLPVTSLVACSSTDPAALCKSEVGKTSTLEALLPEDCNPEEPENEDFRPSWSPSNLPFRSDNEDGCGVETTSQHSEDQPSEDSSLELPLAV; translated from the exons ATGGATGCATTCACGGGCTCCGGTCTCAAGAGGAAGTTTGATGATGTGGATGTGGGCTCATCAGTTTCCAACTCAGATGATGAGATCTCCAGCAGTGACAGTGCTGACAGCTGTGACAGCCTCAATCCTCCTACAACTGCCAGCTTCACAC CCACATCCATCCTGAAGCGGCAGAAGCAGCTGCGGAGGAAGAATGTACGTTTTGACCAGGTGACTGTATACTACTTTGCCCGGCGCCAGGGTTTCACGAGTGTGCCCAGCCAAGGTGGTAGCTCTCTGGGCATGGCCCAGCGCCATAACTCTGTACGCAGCTACACACTCTGTGAGTTTGCTCAAGAGCAGGAGGTGAACCATCGAGAGATTCTTCGTGAGCACCTGAAGGAGGAGAAACTCCATGCCAAGAAaatgaag CTGACCAAGAATGGGACAGTGGAGTCAGTGGAGGCTGATGGACTGACACTGGATGACGTTTCAGATGAAGATATTGATGTGGAAAATGTGGAGGTGGATGATTACTTCttcctgcagcctctgcccactAAACGGCGACGGGCCCTACTGAGGGCTTCTGGGGTCCACCGCATTGATGCTGAAGAGAAGCAAGAACTTCGAGCCATCCGCCTCTCACGGGAAGAGTGTGGTTGTGACTGTCGACTGTATTGTGACCCAGAAGCATGTGCCTGTAGCCAGGCTGGGATTAAATGCCAG GTGGATCGCATGTCCTTTCCGTGTGGCTGCTCCCGTGATGGCTGTGGGAACATGGCTGGGCGCATTGAATTTAATCCAATCCGGGTCCGGACTCATTACCTCCACACCATCATGAAGCTGGAGCTGGAGAGCAAGCGACAGGTGAGCCGCCCAGCAGCCCCAGACGAGGAGCCCTCATCTACTGGCAGTTGCAACCTGACAGGGGCACAGGGCTCTGAGACGCAGGACTTCCAGGAGTTCATTGCTGAGAATGAGACGGCAGTGATGCACCTGCAGAGTGCAGAGGAACTGGAGCGGCTCAAGGCGGAGGAAGACTCCAGCGGCTCTAGTGCCAGCCTGGACTCGAGCATCGAGAGCCTGGGCGTGTGCATCCTGGAAGAGCCCCTGGCTGTTCCTGAAGATCTGTGCCCAGGCCTTACAGCCCCCATTCTCATCCAGGCTCAGCTGCCCCCAGGCTCCTCTGTCCTGTGTTTTGCTGAGAACTCAGACCACCCAACTGCCTCAACGGTGAACAACCCATCCTACTTGAACAGTGGGCCCCTGGTCTATTATCAGGTGGAGCAGAGGCCAGTCTTGGGAGTGAAAGGAGAGCCTGGTACAGAAGAAGGCCCAGCCTCTTTCTCTAAGGAGAAGGATCTGAgtgtcttctctctccctgttACCTCACTGGTGGCTTGTAGTTCCACAGACCCAGCTGCCCTCTGTAAATCAGAGGTGGGGAAAACATCCACTCTAGAAGCGCTATTGCCTGAAGATTGTAACCCTGAGGAGCCTGAGAATGAAGACTTCCGCCCTTCTTGGTCCCCCTCAAACCTTCCCTTCCGCTCGGACAATGAAGATGGCTGTGGGGTGGAGACAACCTCACAGCACAGTGAGGACCAGCCTTCGGAAGATTCTTCCCTAGAACTCCCTCTGGCAGTGTAG
- the LETMD1 gene encoding LETM1 domain-containing protein 1 isoform X4: MLWADAKKARRIKANMWKHNIKFHQLSYREMEHLRQFRRDVTKCLFLGIISIPPFANYLVFLLMYLFPRQLLVQHFWTPKQQIDFLNIYHALRKQSHPEIISYLEKSIPLISDARLQWHLTELCTKIQHGTHPAIHDILALRECFSNHPLSMNQLQALQVKALSQAMLLTPYLPPPLLRHRLKTHTTVIHQLDRALAKLGIVQLTAQEVKSACYLRGLNSTGIAEDRCRTWLGEWLQISCSLKEAELSLLLHNVVLLSTNYLGTRR, encoded by the exons TGGGCTGATGCCAAAAAGGCTAGAAGAATAAAGGCAAATATGTGGAAGCACAATATAAAGTTTCATCAACTTTCATACCGGGAGATGGAGCATTTGAGACAG TTCCGCCGAGATGTCACCAAGTGTCTTTTCCTAGGTATCATTTCCATTCCACCCTTTGCCAACTACCTGGTCTTCTTGCTAAT gtACCTGTTTCCCAGGCAACTACTGGTCCAACACTTCTGGACCCCAAAACAACAAATTGATTTCTTAAATATCTATCATGCTCTCCGGAAGCAGTCCCACCCAGAAATCATTAGTTATTTAGAAAAGTCCATCCCTCTCATTTCTGATGCAAGACTCCAGTGGCATCTGACAGAGCTGTGCACTAAG ATACAGCATGGTACCCATCCAGCAATACATGATATCCTGGCTCTGAGAGAGTGTTTCTCTAACCATCCTCTGAGCATGAACCAACTCCAGGCTTTGCAAGTG AAAGCCTTGAGCCAGGCCATGCTTCTCACACCTTATCTGCCTCCTCCCTTGCTGAGACATCGTTTGAAGACTCATACCACTGTGATTCACCAGCTGGACAGGGCTTTGGCAAAGCTGGGGATTGTCCAACTGACTGCTCAGGAAGTGAAATCG GCTTGTTATCTTCGTGGCCTGAATTCTACCGGTATTGCTGAAGACAGGTGCCGAACATGGCTGGGAGAATGGCTGCAGATTTCCTGCAGCCTGAAAG AAGCTGAGCTATCCCTCTTGCTGCACAACGTGGTCCTGCTTTCCACCAACTATCTTGGGACAAGGCGCTGA
- the LETMD1 gene encoding LETM1 domain-containing protein 1 isoform X5, with amino-acid sequence MKGLQMLWADAKKARRIKANMWKHNIKFHQLSYREMEHLRQFRRDVTKCLFLGIISIPPFANYLVFLLMYLFPRQLLVQHFWTPKQQIDFLNIYHALRKQSHPEIISYLEKSIPLISDARLQWHLTELCTKIQHGTHPAIHDILALRECFSNHPLSMNQLQALQVKALSQAMLLTPYLPPPLLRHRLKTHTTVIHQLDRALAKLGIVQLTAQEVKSACYLRGLNSTGIAEDRCRTWLGEWLQISCSLKEAELSLLLHNVVLLSTNYLGTRR; translated from the exons TGGGCTGATGCCAAAAAGGCTAGAAGAATAAAGGCAAATATGTGGAAGCACAATATAAAGTTTCATCAACTTTCATACCGGGAGATGGAGCATTTGAGACAG TTCCGCCGAGATGTCACCAAGTGTCTTTTCCTAGGTATCATTTCCATTCCACCCTTTGCCAACTACCTGGTCTTCTTGCTAAT gtACCTGTTTCCCAGGCAACTACTGGTCCAACACTTCTGGACCCCAAAACAACAAATTGATTTCTTAAATATCTATCATGCTCTCCGGAAGCAGTCCCACCCAGAAATCATTAGTTATTTAGAAAAGTCCATCCCTCTCATTTCTGATGCAAGACTCCAGTGGCATCTGACAGAGCTGTGCACTAAG ATACAGCATGGTACCCATCCAGCAATACATGATATCCTGGCTCTGAGAGAGTGTTTCTCTAACCATCCTCTGAGCATGAACCAACTCCAGGCTTTGCAAGTG AAAGCCTTGAGCCAGGCCATGCTTCTCACACCTTATCTGCCTCCTCCCTTGCTGAGACATCGTTTGAAGACTCATACCACTGTGATTCACCAGCTGGACAGGGCTTTGGCAAAGCTGGGGATTGTCCAACTGACTGCTCAGGAAGTGAAATCG GCTTGTTATCTTCGTGGCCTGAATTCTACCGGTATTGCTGAAGACAGGTGCCGAACATGGCTGGGAGAATGGCTGCAGATTTCCTGCAGCCTGAAAG AAGCTGAGCTATCCCTCTTGCTGCACAACGTGGTCCTGCTTTCCACCAACTATCTTGGGACAAGGCGCTGA